In Zonotrichia leucophrys gambelii isolate GWCS_2022_RI chromosome 11, RI_Zleu_2.0, whole genome shotgun sequence, the genomic window acccctaaaacctGCAACTATTTCAATTATTTGTAATTCTCTCCATGGCCCCAACaatctgcaggcacagctgtgaaGCTGCCAAAAAGCTGTTTAATTGAAAGTCTGGCATGTGTTTTTTACTACCTTACTCACTTTTTATAATGTGATCTTAATTGCCAAAAATTAGGCGAAAGAACATTATTtgcttttggagaaaaaaatgtaattatttttatccaTCATATGTATGAAGAACAAAATGCCCCAACACAAATATGTTGATATTTGGAACTAAACATTAAAATGCCAACCTCTTAGTACCATAACTCCCACCATTTACTTGACCTTTCAAGGTCTCCTTCCTAAGGGATCCTTCCCCTGTTTATTCCAGCCATGAGTTCAGTTCTCcaaagctgagctgtgctccaggAAAGGCATTAAATTAAACCCAAGGCAGAGGAACCACCTGCAGATGATCAGGTAACAGCAGCAAGAAACAGTTCCCACTGTGCCCATTTCTCCTTTAGGTCAGAGGCAGATTTCCCAGAAGCAGGAGACAGAGaagtttcttcccttttctttccttggcaGAAGgattccaaattttcccccttGAAACTCCTTTGCTGTCGGTTTTTCTGAATGGAAACTTTCCCTCTGTGCTGACAGGCCCAGGAAGTGCTCTCTGTTAGCCTGATTAAATCAAAACCTGATTAAATCAGTCAAAACCTGAGGagagattttaaataaattcaccAGGCTTTGGGTCAGCAAAATGTAAATTCGGTAAAGATGCAGCTCATAGGAATCTGCAAGAAGTGGCTGTTTCTTTACCTCATGGAGCTCAAGGAGAGTGGAGAACATCAGGTGCTCAGTCTCTGATGGAGGTCTAAGAACTTTTCAAATACTACCAAGTATGTTTGAAAGCTTCAATGTGTTCAGTAGAGGCTGAAGTGACATCATTTCTAcatgctgtaaaaaaaaatccagttctaCTTCCTAACATGCTGGGACTTTTCTGAAATATCTAGCAGCCCTACAAAGGGTTTTCAGAACAGGCTTGGGttcttaaatattattttctgatgGCGAAATTGAAATTTGCTAGTCTGAATTTAAAGCCATTGTCCTGATGAATATAAAAGTAAGATGAAATggaggtaaaaataaaaacacccaTGGATATTTGAGTTATGTAGCACTCTGATTTcactttctttcctctcccttccccaagAACCATTTCCATCAGCCAGCCTGGGGTTTGGGAGCCTGGCAGTAACACAGGGGCACAGTGTGTGCTGCAGTCTGCTGAGAAGTAACATGCTCAACATCTCAATTTTCAGGAAATATCCCAGATCTTAATTGCCCTGCAGTTAGTGTGGCTGAGGAAATAGGTTCTGAATTTGTCTGGCTCCAGCAGAAATGTTCAGGTTAACTCAGTAGAGAAAGGTTTTTTGATAGGAGACATTTCCTTCTTCAGGACTGGAGTTAAAATGATGCTGGAATGGTTAAACAGCAGCCACAAAGCAGGTCTAACATTTCAGATCATGCTGTTGTGACTCTTTAGGGCTCTTGCCTGTacctgggagcacagagcagagtgaGGAGGGGACAGACAGAACCACAGAGCCTGGTGCACCCCATGGAAGCCCCCAAGCAcctggcctgtccctgctctttGGAAGGGGCACAAGGggctctgtgccaccccagAGTGAGCAGCCCCAGCGTGTGCAGtgatgcagctctgccctggcagcgCTCATCTCACCCAGGGCTGCGGGCTGAGCTCCAGGGACTGCAGCCGGGGCAGCACAGCGATGTCTGCTGCAGCCGCATCACCTCCGTGCCTCATTTCACcgctgaaacagcagcagcacctcctctgCCCCCGGGCTTTCTAGCCTGCCTCTCACAGGCAGGTGAGAGCGGGAtgagccctggctgccctgcactTCTGGTGACTGCACCTCTGGGTGGTTTTAAGTGCCATACTCTTGAGTGTCTGACCTGGCAGGGTCAGCAAGGATGTGGGCTGAGGAACAAAACACCAGACAATCGTTTTCTTCTCACTTTTCTTGCCTATGTTATGCTGAAGTAATGTACtgtagcatttttttcccaggaatttcatgaatatttctttttttcgtCCAGCTACGACGAATGTGTGGGGCCAGGAGCAACACAGATATATATTCCCACAGATGATCCCCCTCCATATTCCCTGACGGACCCTTGCCAAAGAATTGAAACACCTGGAAACATCTGtagcaggcaggaggagggggcagCCCGTGCCGCAGGGAGGCTGCGGGAACCCGGCCCGGCCCTGGCCGTCATCTCCCGGTGCGGGGAGCGGGACAGCGGCGTGTGAGCACAGCGTGTGAGCACAGCGTGTGGGCACAGCGTGTGTCCGAGGGGACACCGAACACCCTCCCCTGACACCGAACACCCCGCTGCCCATCGGGCCCCTGCACCGCAGTGACAGCGCCGCTTTCCTGCGCTTCTTCTGAAGAACTCAGACCAACAGAAGAATAAAGCCTCTGCAAGTTTTACGGATTTTATATCTTTAAACAGGGATGTAATGGCACCCCTGTGAATcccaatgggatttttttttacagtgaatTTTGCAAGTTTACGTAACTTTCCCCGTTTGTGCTTCAAAGTGTTTCATGGCATCACACAGCATAAAAGAGCAGCCGAGACAAGCAGTGCATCTGACCTTTCTGAAGCATTGCAGAACCCATTGAAATTAGCCACTCATAACGAAGATAAATGTTATCCAGTCAGGCCTACTTGTTGATTTTATGATACTTTGCATGTTTTAGAACAGATGGAAAAAGAAGAGCCTTTTGTTGTCATTGCAGGTGTCACTAGTACAGCTCATTCGGTGTATTGAcaacaaagcatttttaaataactCAATAACTCTTTGTCTGTGTGTTTCAGTAGGCAAAGCACTGGctaaaaaaaagatttttatcaGTACCActagaaacaaaagaaaaaaatattttaatattcacaTTATTCCTTTGGTACCAGGCTTTCCAGGCCATTGCAAACCTGTTGCAAGTTCTCCTCAAAAGCCACCGTGCACCACGGGTGGAGGAGGGTGGCGCTGGGTCCCcaggtgcagcacagctgggcaggcgGGAGCTGCGCGTCCTCCCCGGCCTCgctgcagccaggggcaggCACAGCGACCCCGGAGGGTGCTGCAGGCCGGCTCCGCACACGGCTGCATTTCCAAGCACGGTCCCGGCTCTTTTCCCGTCAGGAGCACTCTGTGAGTGTTCCTGGGTGAGCACTGGCAGCGGTGTGAGCGCCGTGCAAACAGAGACGCCGGGCTGGGCTCAGTAACAGAGCCTCAGGAGCCTCGGAGCGTTCCCAGCTTTAGAGAAGGGACCAGGAAAAGGAGCCCAACGAGTGAGGCCAGGACACTGGGCTGGCAGTGCGTGGGTCCCCGGCggtgtgccagggcagtgggagctcagctcaggcacagcagggccaggccacagcggggcaggggcagtgggagctcagctcaggcacagcagggccaggccacagcggggccggggcagttGGAGCTCAGCTCAGGCACGTCAGGGCCCGGGCCGTTGGAGCTCAGGCACGTCAGAGCCGGGGCAGTTGGAGCTCAGTTCAGACACGGCGGGTCCGGGGCAGTTGGAGCTCAGgcacggcggggccggggcagttGGAGCTCAGCTCAGGCACGGCGGGGCAGTGGGAGCTCAGCTCAGGCACGGCAGGGCCGGGGCAGTGGGAGCTCAGCTCAGGCACGGCAGGGCCGGGGCAGTGGGAGCTCAGCTCAGGCACGGCAGGGCCGGGCCACAGCGGAGCCGGGCcacagcggggccggggcagtgggagctcagctcaggcacagcagggccgGGCCACAGCGGGGCAGGGGCAGTGGGAGCTCagctcaggcacagcagggccgggccacagcggggccggggcagtgggagctcagctcaggcacgggggggccggggcagtgggagctcagctcaggcacagcagggccgGGGCGCAGTAGGGCCGGGGCACAGCAAGACCTCGTCCCCAGGGCCGGCCGGGGCTGCACTCGCCGGAGCCTCCCCTGCACCAGCCCGGCCAGAGGGGACCGAATGTGGCACCGAGGGCCTCCCAGAACGGGCACTGGCTCTGGggcgggcagggcagcaggcacCCAGCCCCTCATGGGCACCCCTTGCCGCTTTGCCCCTCCCGGAGCCTCTGGCCGAGCCCCAGGCGCCCGCTgggcccagctcccagggctggggctgggtttgagGGACAGCGCATCCCCCAGCCTCGGTCTGCTCATCCTGAGCTGGGCACGATCCATGGGTGGGACAGGAGCATCTGCTTCCCCCATTCCTTTGtgtggaaagcaaaaaaaatgctGCAAGATTCTCACTAGGGGCCCGACCCGacatcccacagcaggaggCCAAGGACAGGTTTCTGTCTATCGCCTGAAATGAAACAGAGTTGGGATCTTATTGTTCACTTCTGCCTGGAAAGTCCTTTTCCTCATCTGAAATAGTCCCATTCCTCTTCTAAAATAGTCCCATTCCTCTTCTAAAATAGTCCCATTCCGTGTCTGAAAGCTTCTGTGTGTCTGGCCTAGGACACACAACCCACATGAGAGCAAGGAGAGCTCAACCCTGTGCTTTCCTTGGgacttttcccctggaaaactTCTTTGCTGTGTTGTTTTGAAATGTGTTACTGCGGGGAACGCACTCTgcattttgaagtaatttttaagtTCTGTGTCTAATGGCAAACCCCAGGGTGAGTCTGGGTGCTGGCAGCAAGCAGAACTGGCTGCCAGCACATcaacagcagggatggagctccaGCCAGCCCTTGGAGCAACCCACAAGCCTGGGCTCCATCTGggaccagggacaggagccaaggagctgtggcaggggagcAGAGTTATCACAGGCTCATCTCCAGGAAATTTCTTAGAGGCATTTTCActaacatacaaaaaaaaaaaaaaagttttttacacaGAGAAAATGGACTTCATTTTCTATCCCCACTAAAGGATATGTAAAGCTCAGTACAGTAAATATATAATGGTGTTTAAAAGGAAGCAGCATCCAAATTATTAAAATTGCACTTGGATTTTCTGTAAATACTAAATAATTTTCAACTGTAATCATCATTTCTACACTCCAAAGATTGACACAATTATAATGAATACTTAGATGGGAAGTAATTATATGGTTCTTACTGCTATATAAATTATACCATTACTGAGTCATATGCACATGATGAGATATAAGGTAAGCATGCATTTTTCACTAAGTAGATGACAGTAAATATGTATGTGGCTAAAATGAGACAATTCTTTTGCAGTTCAGCAAGATTTTCAATATTCTCATATTCTCAATACCATacccaaaagaacaaaaaattcaCCATTTTGCACTGCAGAACTGCTGGCACGCATTGCTAGAAGGTAAGGCTCTATTTCACATTTGTGTTTTTaacagggagagctgctcctctccataAAGTTTTCATTTCAACAGCGATGGCATGCACAGCACCCTGCAATAGGAGAAACAaccctctgccccagctcagaggggCAGAGATGCACAGAAGTGCCTCAGTCAGGTTTATTGGCAGGGCAgtcagcagagagggaagcaCAGGGGGCTTGTGCAGAATGGGATTGCAGAATGGGATTGCAGAATGGGATTGGCTTCCatctgccttttgttttctaGTCACTCCTAGTTTGGAAATTTTTAAGTGAATTGTTTTTATACTTGGGTGCTTTGTGAAACCCACCTTAGCCTTTTTGATCAAGGAGGAGAGTTTGGATGCAGTTGGGTCCAGAAGTGCCCTGCAGAGGAACCAGGTTCTGCTGGGACTTCTCTGTGTGGATCCACCTCTGCCTTCTCTGGTGGCATATGGGAGCCTTCCTTGGCCACCACTCAGGCTGTTTAGCCGTCACCACTGACCTTTGGGGATGGTGGGTGTGCTGTGACACCCAGCTGCcctttttcagcagaaatagGGGTGTCCTGTTCAGCTCGTGCATGGGGACTTACTTCCCCTCAGTATTTCTGCATTTAATATCCTTggtgtgcagctccagctctagGTGGCCTGGGGCTTCCTGGGATTTTGCAGTGCTGGGGTTGCACTCCAGCAACCCAGATGCTTTgggagctctgcctgtgcagataagtcctggctgctgtcacagaCACTGCCTGTCCTTTCCAGCTTAGGTCAGGGTGTCACCTCTTAAATTTGTCACTTAAAAATGTGCGCTGACTGCTGACTGGGCTCTTAAAGGCCAGCTGCAATCCGAGCGTGTGCTTTGGAGTGGCCCACTGTGCTGGTGATCCTGGGCTGCTCTCACCTCATGGATCAACTTTGCTCATGATGGTGGGGGCACTGGTGCTATGCCAGCCTTGCAAACAGAGCTTGAGCCGCGCAGTtgtgtgccaggagcagagatTGTGCTTTCAGCTGAGGCAATGCTTTGGCCTTTGCAGATCTTTGATCCCCAGCTGAGTCATCGCCGACTTGATTCAAGATGCCCCCCAAGATCGGAGGCCCTGCAGGATACACTCCTCCTGaaggaggatggggatgggctGTGGTCGTCGGAGCCTTCATTTCCATTGGTTATTCCTATGCCTTCCCCAAATCTATCACAGTGTTCTTCAAAGAAATTGAGGTCATCTTCAATGCCTCCAGCAGCAAAGTGTCCTGGATCTCCTCCATCATGCTGGCTGTTATGTATGCAGGAGGTAAGTGGGGTGGAGGCAGTGGTACTTGTGCTCCTGCATCACAGCACAAGATGCTACTCTCCTGCTGGGACTGGTGATTCCCACCTGGCTGTGGTGACAACAACCAAAATTTTGCTAACACTTTGAATTCTCTCCttatctgaaagaaaagaaaactcccTTAATGAGTTTTCTTAAAGGAGGCTGCTCAGAAAGTTCCATTTAATGCCCAGAATGCAAAAACCGGGTTAATCTGTCCTCTGCAAAGCTGTAAAATCTTTCTGGGGAATTATGACTTGTGTAATTCTGCCCTTGTCCTTGTTACAGTGAGTTGCAGAAGCTGTGTCTACTCCCAGCATCCTCCTGAAGGCCAGGGAGCTGTTCTGCTAGATGTGGCaatgtggcagctctgctcttaGGGGCACTTTCAGATaagacattgattttttttttttttttccaattcagGGAATAATGGGTGTATGTAGGCATCTGTCCTCAGTTTCTTGTCAGCACAGTTGTGCTTGGAGTGCACTGAAGCCTCATGCCACATGTTACTGCTTGCTGGTGCCAAGCAGTGCTGTAGGCAGCTTGTGCTGTTTGAGAATGGTAGTGTGCACTGGAAGTGCAGAGACATGAGCAGAATAAGGCAAACCCACATAAACTAAAACAGCTccactccctgccctgtccttcaGAAGCTGCCTTTTGAAGACTTTTTACTCTCTAGCTGGGTACTTCATGCATGTTTTTAGTGGGTGAACAGCATGCAGTGTTCCTGGTCTCCAGACCCTGGGGTCTTGTATGTGCCTGCAAACACAGTCTTGTGCTGGGCTGAAAGAAACACTGTGAGCCTGCTGTTGTGGCCACTTCAGAGGCAAATGGGagcttgtccctgctgcctgtccccagctggcagGTTGCCTGCAGCCTTGTTGCATTTGTGCATCCAAAGGAGCTGATGTCAGCTCCCGGCTGAGCACGAGGCTTTTCCTTTGCAGGGAACAGGCTCTGCTTTGTCCTCGCTCAGCTAGCAAAGCAACCAGCACGTTTCCCTGCTCCAATGTTGTAACAAGCTTGTAAACCATGTAACTGCCTAAATGAGACCCAATCTGGGCTATTCCTCCTCTCCCAATAGCTCAGAGCTGGTTCTTCTGGGGGCACTgtctggagctgcctggcagcagggGTAAGAGCTCCCTCCTCCAGTACTGGAGTAGTAGTTGTCCCCATGTGATGATTCTGTCCCTCCTGCTTTCACTGAACAGTAGCCATTaaattccagcagctgctggtctTGGTCTGCTTGGCCAtatgctggggcagggatgctgAAAGTACCCCAGATCTACCTGGGtgcatttttcccccagaagGTGGTCAAGTACTGAGCAGGCTTCCCAGAACAGTGgccacagccccaaggctgccagagctcaaggAGCATTTTGGACAATACTCTCAAGCAGaaggtgggattgttggggttgTCCTTTCAagagccaggagttggactggatTCTTGAGGATCGCTTCCATCTCAGAACTTTTTATTCATCCCCCAGCTGCTGAAGCACTGGAATTGCTGCTGCCCCATTCATTCCTGCCTGAAACCAGACCCTTTACAGAGTCTGAATTGCACTGGAGCAGTCCCAGTGTgcatcccattttccctgtcTCCTAGGACACCTGCCTGCTTGGAGGCTGAAAAAGTAGTTCATCCTCTGGAGTAGTAGAATctcacagagctggggcagcttcTGTCCTGGGTAGGGCTAGGTGTGAGGAAGCAGCACACttccctccagctgccctgtgcAGTCACCATCAGGATGCATGGATGTCATGGTGTCAAATGCTCCTTTGTCAGCCCCATGTTGGGATTAGATTCCATTATTCACGTGTTTTTGGCAGCTTGAGCAATCAAGTTAGATCAGGTAACGTTTAGTCAAAAACACTTCCAGTGAATCTAGAAAACAGGTATGGGTAttgttttcctttagaaaaggggggaatgagGAGAATTGCCCCTAGAGtacctggcactgcccagctgcgTGGCTTCCTGCTGATTGCCCTTTGGAGCCTGCTGTTTTCAGGGGGACTTCCCGGAAGAAAGGCTGTGGCTGCATTTAAACTCTTCAGGGGCATCACATCTGCTGAGTTCGAGGTTCAGGTTTTGCAAAGTGCTGAGTGCTCTGTGCACCTTGTGAtgtggcagctcccaggtgctgctgctgccccctctcACAGGACCCAGAGCCATGGCCCATCCCTGGTGGCATTGCGCTGGTAGCAGAGAGCAGAATGCTGTGAGGCTGGGAGCAGACTCTGCAGCACCAAGGCTTCTGTAACCTGCTCCAGACTTTGTTTAAACTGGGCAAAAAGTCAAGTACCATCCAAGGACCCATGAATAACATGTTGACAACCTCTCTGTCTGTTAATGGCAGAGCAAGGTCTGTTAATATTCAGTGGATGTTCATTCAGtgtatttaaatacattttagtGTCTGTAGAGCATGCTTGGCAGTCTCTAATCACTGTTTGCTTTGGATTAAAGTGCCTGATACTGAAGCACTTAAAAGGACAATTGGCCCCTGTCTGCATTAGGGATAGCAGTGAAAACAGAAGCACCCCTTCTCCTGGggcactgctgcttctccccaAGCCCTGAGGAGCTTCACTTGCACCCAGAGAAGGTGTTTTCCTCACAGCTTCATCTGGTCTTGATCAGAAACCTCTGTCAGGGGATGTGCAGTTGCTTTGTGGTTGAGACCCCAGCTGATGGTGAGTGGGTGGCTGCAAGTAGGGCAGAGCCCCCAGTGCAGCATGAGGCAGGTGGCTTCAGCCTGTCCCAAAGCCCTGTCTCTGGGGGCAGGTGGTGGCCGGGCAGCTCCTCTTTCAGCCCACAGAAGGCAACTTGCTGAGAGAAGTCAAAGCTTTCTGTGCTTCcataattttctctctcttatggttggtttagattagatatttaggaagaaattcttccatgaggatgatgaggccctggcacagagaagccTAGAAAAGCTGTgtcttctccatccctggaaatggcCAAGAGTGGGTTGGATTGCAGCAACCTGTTCTAGTaggaaatgtccctgcccatggcaaggagctggaacaagatgatctttaaggtcccttccaacccaaaccattttgtgattctcttgtctccagctgcctctgaaCCTTCTGTCCTTTCCCCTTACCCCAGTTCCCTCCCTGGGAGAAACAATGCTGTGTGAAAGCTGGAATCATCTGGCAGTAAAGATGCAGTGTGCTTGTGTGTGTATTTGGTCTCTCATGCAAAGATAACTCCTCTCTGGTGCCTCTCCTTTGTTTGCCCAGGTCCCATCAGCAGCATCCTGGTGAACAAGTACGGCAGCCGGCCCATCATATTAGTAGGTGGCTGCCTTGCCGGCTGTGGGCTGACCGCAGCCGCCTTCTGCAACTCGGTGGAGGGACTCTACTTCTGTATTGGGGTCATAGGGGGTAAGTCATAGCAGTGAAAGGAGCAACTTCAACCCAGTAATTATTAGTTGATGTCTGAATTTGCATGAGTTCTGGTTCTTGTCACTGCCTGGGTGCCTCTTtagctggcagcaggggctgacTCCTGCTTATGCCAGCTGGGAAGTGGGTGAGTCAGTTGTTGGAGTGGACTGTCTGGGGCActggtggaatcaccatccctggaagtgttcaaaaagcATGTGGATGTCACACTTGGGGCATGGTTTAATGgggacctggcagtgctggcgGGATGGTTGGACTCCATTTTCTTAGAGGCCTTTTCtaacctaaatgattccatgattctaagTTGGAAATGGAGCTGTGAACTCCCCAGAAGTAAAACCCCACTTGTCCTACTAGCCcttctgccagtgctgctggaagcatCCAAGACTTGAgccccttttctctctcctgcaggTCTTGGACTTGCCTTCAACCTGAACCCTGCCTTAACCATGATTGGCAAGTACTTCTTTAGGAGGCGTCCACTGGCCAATGGGCTGGCAATGGCAGGCAGCCCTGTCTTCCTCTCTACCCTGGCACCCCTCAACCAGTTCTTCTTTGGCATATTTGGCTGGCGTGGCAGCTTCCTCATCCTGGGTAGCCTCCTGCTGAACTGCTGCGTGGCTGGATCCCTGATGCGGCCCATAGGTCCCAAGCCAGTTCAGAAGAAAGAGACCAATAAGGAAGaacagcaggaggctgggaaaGCGGGGAAAAAGGATGATGGTGACACCAGCACGGACCTCGCTGATGAAAAGGCCAAGAAAGAGAAGGGCTCAGTCTTCCAGACAATCAACAAATTCTTGGACCTGACTCTATTCAAACACAGGGGCTTCCTGCTCTATCTGTCAGGCAATGTAATAATGTTCTTTGGGTTGTTTGCTCCCTTGGTCTTCCTCAGCAATTATGCAAAGAGCAAGAAGATTCCTAGTGACTCGGCAGCCTTCCTGCTCTCCATACTGGCCTTTGTGGACATGTTTGCCAGACCTTCCATGGGACTGGTGGCAAACACCAAGTGGGTCAGACCCCGCATCCAATATTTCTTTGCCATTGCTATTATTTACAATGGTGTTTGCCACATCTtgctccccatgtcccccaacTATACCGGCTTCTGCATTTATGCTGGCTTCTTTGGCTATGCCTTTGGCTGGCTGAGCTCGGTTCTCTTTGAGACCCTGATGGACCTGGTGGGAGCTCAGCGGTTCTCTAGTGCTGTTGGCTTGGTGACCATCGTGGAGTGCTGCCCTGTTCTTCTGGGACCCCCTGTGCTAGGTAGGatgtgctgtgcctggagaaCTCACTTGAGGGCATGGTATTAGtggggtggtgctgggttgGTGATTGAACtttgatcttaaaggtctttcccaaccttaatgattctatggttCTTTGACTCTGGCTATGCTGCCTGGACTTGCTCAGTGGTGGTGGGTTCCCTTGAGCCATGGGCAGCCCATGGCACTGAGGCAGTAGTCTGTAGACCACTGAGGAATGGCCAAGGAAGTGGGATCTGAACCCGTGGCACAGGGTAGGGGGAGCAGGGAGTAAAGGAATGTGGGACAGATCCTTGTCTGAATGTGAGGGTGATGGGCTTGGGCTGCTCTTGGGAATATCTCCATGACCTGGAGCTGCTTTGGGGGCTTCTTGCTGAATTGTATACTCTTGTCTTTTAGGGAAACTCCATGACATGTATGGTGACTACAAGTACACATACTGGGCCTGTGGGATTGTCCTGATCATCGCCGGGATCTACCTGTTCATCGGGATGGGCATCAACTATCGCCTGGTGGCCAAGGAGGAgaaagcaaagaaggaaaaggaggacgAGACCAACACTGATGAGgctgggaagaagaaagaggaaaaaactgaTGCAGCCTCCTCACCTCGGAAGAATGTGGAGGGTGGTGCCAAAGAGCAGGAGAGCCGCATGTGAGGGACTTAATCCCAGAGTGTCAGGgaagtgctgctgccctggtgtggcagccagggcagagctccgCTGGCGCTGGGGGGCTGTAAGAAGTGTTTAAACCGGGTGTTCATATTTAAACAGGCTCTGAATTGTCATTCCATCTGTGTTAAAGGTAACAGGACTACACATGCAGTATCCTCGTGTGTCCAGGGGCAGGGGGCTTTTATAGTCTGGCTTTTTAACAGTAACATGAATGTACTAATATGTGCCTTACAGTCTCCATATCTAGCTGAATCTGAACGAGCCTTAGCTCTAAACTGTGCTTTAGCTCTGTATTCTGCTTGGGTTGGAGGGCGGGGGgatatgtgtgtgttttggggagttttcttgtaaaaaagccataaaaagCAGGATACTGGATTTGTTGAAGCACAACGGGCTTCAGGGCCAGCCCTGGATGAATACTGCTTCATACACTTCTTACTGCAGGTCCTTTGCAGGGGAGATGCAGGCATGGGGCAAGGTGCTCCTTAACCCTCATGCCCAGTGCCTCCCGGCTCTTTAGGTGGTCTTTAGGTATGTTTTGAAAACACTTTAGCTATTGTAGTTCTTTAAAATCCCTGTTTTTGTAGCTGTTCTCTCATGGGATATTCAGGTTGAAGGAAGATGTCTGGGGTTCTTGTTGGGCAGTGTCACCCActccagggctgtggcagccctGCTTGCCCAAGCCTTGCCTGGGGACTGTTGGAGTCCCCCCTGCCTCCCCACTCTGCCTCAATAGTGCCTCTTCtcagcccagtgctgggtgATGTGAAATGGGCTCAGGTTGTGCTGCTGGCATTCACGCTGCTGTTGGCTGTGCTGGCCCATCCTGCCCATGGGGTGGGCTTCCACCAGAGCATCCCATGCAGCCAGGTGTTTTGGGTGCCTGACCTTGGGCAGAGTGGTGAGATGAGTGGAGATGGTACATCCCTGagactttttctgcttttgctctttTATCTGTTAGAGAAACCTCTTTTACTTGCTTCTGT contains:
- the LOC135452687 gene encoding monocarboxylate transporter 1-like, yielding MPPKIGGPAGYTPPEGGWGWAVVVGAFISIGYSYAFPKSITVFFKEIEVIFNASSSKVSWISSIMLAVMYAGGPISSILVNKYGSRPIILVGGCLAGCGLTAAAFCNSVEGLYFCIGVIGGLGLAFNLNPALTMIGKYFFRRRPLANGLAMAGSPVFLSTLAPLNQFFFGIFGWRGSFLILGSLLLNCCVAGSLMRPIGPKPVQKKETNKEEQQEAGKAGKKDDGDTSTDLADEKAKKEKGSVFQTINKFLDLTLFKHRGFLLYLSGNVIMFFGLFAPLVFLSNYAKSKKIPSDSAAFLLSILAFVDMFARPSMGLVANTKWVRPRIQYFFAIAIIYNGVCHILLPMSPNYTGFCIYAGFFGYAFGWLSSVLFETLMDLVGAQRFSSAVGLVTIVECCPVLLGPPVLGKLHDMYGDYKYTYWACGIVLIIAGIYLFIGMGINYRLVAKEEKAKKEKEDETNTDEAGKKKEEKTDAASSPRKNVEGGAKEQESRM